The following is a genomic window from Pseudothermotoga thermarum DSM 5069.
ACAGTTGGATGGCGCAAGTTGTTCGTTGAACCTTTGAATTATTCAAAACTTGAATTGGAAAAGGAATTTTCAAATGCAAAGTGGACTTTGAGTTACCAGATTGAGGAAAGACAGCTGCTGCCGCCAAGTTATTCTTTGAACAACGTTGTATCCTTTGAAGATCGTTTAAACAGTTCTATTCGGGTTTATCTGACGAACGATAGAAATTATTTTGAATACAAAATAAACCCAATTCCAGGCTTTGTAGGTTACATCAGTCGTCTCAAATACCTGGACAGAACAACTTGGTATTTGCCAAGTCTTTCTGTTAGAAACCTTCAATACAAAGCGGATAATCTAGTTTTTAAAGTTGGATCTTTGTCACATCAAAGTACTGTCAGCTACATCTCAGGTTCGCTGTTTGACCATTTGAGTGAAATTTCATCCACAGGCAGGTTCAACGCATCGTTTACTCTCACTTTGCCAAAGCCTTTGAGAAACCTTGAAACAGCTTTTGTTGGTTATTATTCAATTAAACAAACGGAATTTCAAAAGGGTAGTTACCTACAGGTTGATTCAAGGTTACCGTTCAGAACAGCAAAGGTTGCATCGAACTGGTTGGAATTTTCCGTGGACAACACCGTTTTTGCGGGGTTTAGAATGGCTTACGATGATTTCGATTACAGGATATCACAACTTTTCAATCCTAAGTTAACATTCAAACCACTTGGATTTTTCTCGTTTTCAACTGGTTTTGAAAGGCTTGGTGTCTTTGCTTCCGACGATTATCGTTACTTTTCCAACTCCCAGGAAAGGGCCAAAATAACTTTCAACGCAAAGTTAAATGTTCCAACAACTTTGTTCGACGCTTCAACTAGTTACGATTTGATTTCTCAGCTTTGGGATGATCTTGTGTTGAAAAGTAGCAGCGTTTTCAGAGTTGGCCCTGTCAATTTAACAACCTTCACGACGACGATTTACAAAATCGAGGCTGGATACTTTGAAAGGACCGATTACAACATCGAATTGACTTATTTGACTTTGCGTCATACAACGGAATTTTCTTACTATTACAACAAAAACGTTCCTGTCGATATGATCAAAAACACTTTGAGAATTACAGGTAGAGAATTTTATCAACTTAAGCAGCCCGACATCAGAGTGTCTTACACAGTTGGTTTACAACCGCTGGTGCTTCTTTTAATCGATGGTAGAGGAAGGTTCAAAGTAAATGAAACCTCACATGAATTTTCATTTCTTTACGTTGCCGGATCTGGCGCTCTCAACCTTTCCTACAAACTTTCGGAAATGGATCCTTCGATAAGCCTTGCTTTGGATGCAAAGTTAAGGCCATTTTCCATCAAAAGCTTGGGATTAAAGGTGGAAAAAGACCTACATTGTTGGGGGTTGATCTTCGAAGGAAAGTTTGCGATTGATCCAAGTTTTTCCGTTCAAAAGCTTTCTTTGACCTTCTTCATAAAAGAATTTCCAAAGAAAAGTTTTACAGTTGACCTATACACAGGTGAGTTTGATTTGAACGTTTTCTGATATAAACTTTTCTGGAGGTAGGAGGATGGAACAGTTGACGTATCTGAACGACTTGGACGAGGAGCAAAAGCGAGCGGTTTTGGAATCTACAGGTAGATCCATCGTCATAGCTGGACCTGGTTCTGGAAAAACCAAGGTGATCACTTATAAATTGCTTCATCTTTTGAAAACGGGCGTAAAACCGTCTCAAATACTTCTTGTTACTTTCACTAGGGCAGCTGCGAATGAAATGATAGAACGCGCAAGGATGTTGACTGGAACAGACCTTGATGAAATAACCGCTGGTACTTTTCACCACGTTTGCAACCTTTTGCTTAGAAAATACGCTCCAAAGGTTGGACTTCTTCCAAATTTCACCATACTTGACGAGGAAGATTCCGCAAGTTTGATAAAACACGTTAGAACTAATGTTCTAGAAAGGCATGGTTTAAAGAAAAGCTTTCCCACTCACAACGTTTTACAAAAAATTTTCTCTTACAGCGCAAACACCATGACAAGTTTAAAAGAAGCGATTTTGAAGATAGAACCAAAGTTTGCACAGCATGAAAGCATAATTGAGGAAATTTATCGAGAATATTCACTGGAAAAACGAAGTCAAAACTGCGTGGACTACGATGACCTTTTAACCTTTGCTGTTCAATTGCTTGAAAGTGATCACAACGTTTTGATGAAGGAAGCTTCCAAATACGTATGGGTTTTGGTCGACGAGTTTCAGGATACAAACATACTGCAGTTAAAGCTTATAGAAATGCTTTCTTCTGTACATGGTAACGTTATGGTTGTGGCAGACGATGCACAAAGCATCTATTCTTTCCGTGGAGCTAGATTTGAAAACGTCAGCGATTTTATGAAGGTGAAAGGCACGAAGTTGTTCAAAATACAGACCAATTACAGGAGCTCCGAAAGCATAGTAAAGTTCATCAACGTTATGATTCCAGGCAAAGCGGTACCAAAGGTTTTAAAGTCCGTAAAGCCAAACGGTGTGAAACCGAAGTTGGTGTACGTGAGCGATCCACAGCAAGAGGCAGTCTTTGTCACAAGGGAAGTTCTCAAATTGATTGAATTTGGCTTTGAACCATCTCAGATTGCAGTTCTTTACAGAAGTCACTCCCATTCGTTGGATCTTCAAATTGAGCTTGCGAAGCACAGGATAGATTTTAGAATTCTTTCCGGCTTGAAGTTCACCGAAACAGCCCATGTGAAAGACGTTCTTGCGTTCTTAAGGATCCTGCAAAATCCAAAAGAAAAGATCTCTTGGATAAGGATAGCAAAGCTTTTTCCAGGAATCGGTACCAAAACTGCTTCGAAGTTGGCTGACTTTGCCGCGGTTTGCCCTGAAACTGATCCTGTGAAAATCCTTGAAAAGTTGGGGGAAGGAAAAGAGGCAATTTGGCAGATGAAAGAACTTTTTGAACTGATGCAGCGGCAAAGCAGGATCGACGCCATGATAAGCGTTTTAAACGAGCGCTTTTACAGCGATTATCTTTTGAACAATTATCCAGATCATTTTGAAAGACAACAGGATATCAACCGCTTGATGGAAATTGCTAGTAGGTACAGCTCCCTTGAAAGGTTTCTCACCGATTTGACTGTTAGCAGTGATGTAAACGATGAAACAAAACCAAAAAACGTTTTAACCTTGACGACTGTTCATCAGGCAAAAGGCTTGGAATGGGATGTGGTTTTCGTTCTGAGCGTTAACCCCGGTGATTTTCCAAGTTATTATGCGATTGTGGACAACAACATCGACGAAGAAGAAAGGATTTTCTACGTTGCCATCACAAGGGCCAAACAGCATTTGTACATAATAAAGCATGGGGTCAACAGATATTCTTCGATTTACTGGTTGAGATCGGTGGATTTTGCTCAAAGAATACCGAAAAAACTGGTTGAAGAAATTTACTTTGAGGGTTAGAGGTGAAAGAGTGCTTGTAAGCTTTTCTGGAAGAAAGCTTTTGTTCTTTGAACAGTTCAACGTGAATTTCTCCGATAAGCTCAACGTTTTGACCGGTGAGACGGGTGCTGGAAAGTCTGTTCTTATCAGAGCGCTTCAAGCACTTTTTGGGAAAAAAGTGGATTTGCCGGCATCTGAAGGTTGTGAGTTAGAAGCTTTGTTTGTGGTGCCGGAGGAGCAAATGGAAAAGGTGAAGGACTTTGGAATAGAAAGTGAAGAAATCGTTGTGTCTTTAACGGTTGGAAAAAGATGGATATACCGTTTGAATGGAAAATTGGTACCACAGAATTTTGTTGAGCAGCTTTTCGAAGATCTTGTACAATTTCACCAACAGAATTCTCAAACTGGGATTTTAAAAAAGCAAAATCAGCTTCTTTTGCTGGATAGATTTCACGATGAGGAAGAACTGGTCAAAGAATACTCTTCTGTTTATAAATCCATCAAGGATTTTGAAAAATTCCTAAACCAGCATGATGAGCAAAAACTTTTGGAAAAACTTGAAGAATTAAAGGTGAAAATCCATCTTATAGAAAAAGTCAACCCTTCCATCGTGGAAGAGGCAAGCCTTAGAGAAAGGTACGATAGGCTGATGAAACAAAAAGAAGTTGTTGAACTGCTCAACGAAATAGTTGAAATAGTTGAAGATGATAAAGAATTTGGTTTTCAAAGACTTTTGAAAATATTGCAAAAGATTGAAAGATCAAAGCTTCCAGTGCCAAGTGAGCTGGTTAACCTTCTTGACGATGTTGTCCAAAAATCTTTCGAAATAGCCCGAGTAAGCAGAAAGATACTCGATGAATTTGAGTTAGAAGACGTTGAAAAATTGGAAGAAAGAATCTGGCTTTACAACGAATTGAAGAGAAAATTTGGACCAACTGTGGAAGACGTTTTGGAGAACTACAAAAGGCTTCTAAATGAGTATCAAAGCATTGAAGAAAACTTGAACAAACTCAAAACCGCAAAAGAGCAACTTCAAAAATTGAAAACAAAGGCATTGCAGATTGCAGAAAGATTGCATGAAAAACGTGTTGAAGCGGCAAGGCAACTGGAATCGATAGTTCAAAACCACATGAAGGATTTGGCCTTGAACTATGGTTTTGTAATTTCGGTGGAAAAACAGTCGCAACTTGGACCGCATGGTTTAGACGATGTTGAAATGAAGTTAAAATCTCACGATGGGGAGCTTTTGGGACTTAAAAACGTTTTGTCAGGAGGAGAGTTGTCCAGGCTGATGCTTTCCATAGAGCTTGCATGTGCGTCGAAGTCCTTTACTGACGTTTTGGTTTTTGATGAGGTGGACGCAGGAATAGGTGGTTTAACGGGGAATGTTCTTGGAATGAAGCTAAAACAGGTTTCCAAAAACTATCAAACGATAGTTGTGACGCATCTCCCACAGATTGCAAGGCTTGCCGACACGCACATCTTGGTGGAAAGATTGGCCCAGGATAAAATGAGGTTGAAGGTTTTAAGCGAAGATGAAAGAAACCAAGAGATAATCAGAATGATCGGTGGATTGGAAGTTCTTCAAGGAAAAGATCGCCCAAGTTGAAGGAGCGATTTTTCATGAAACTGCTTTTGAAAAATGCTTACCTTTTGAAAGACCCTTTCAGTCAAATTCAAAAGACCAATTTGTTGATACAAGATGGAAAGATATCAAAAATTGGAGAAATTCAGGAGGATGCGGATCAAGTCTACGATCTTTCTGGAAAACTTGTAATGCCTGGTTTGGTGAACTGTCATACACACGCCGCAATGACTTTGATGCGTGGTATTGCCGAAGACATGAATCTTGAAGATTGGCTTAACAAAAAAATCTTTCCGATAGAAGCAAAGTTAACGGCTGAACATGTTTACTATGGAACAATGATTGCGCAGATGGAGATGGCAAGAAAAGGCATCGTGGCTTACGTAGACATGTACTTTCACTGC
Proteins encoded in this region:
- a CDS encoding ATP-dependent helicase, coding for MEQLTYLNDLDEEQKRAVLESTGRSIVIAGPGSGKTKVITYKLLHLLKTGVKPSQILLVTFTRAAANEMIERARMLTGTDLDEITAGTFHHVCNLLLRKYAPKVGLLPNFTILDEEDSASLIKHVRTNVLERHGLKKSFPTHNVLQKIFSYSANTMTSLKEAILKIEPKFAQHESIIEEIYREYSLEKRSQNCVDYDDLLTFAVQLLESDHNVLMKEASKYVWVLVDEFQDTNILQLKLIEMLSSVHGNVMVVADDAQSIYSFRGARFENVSDFMKVKGTKLFKIQTNYRSSESIVKFINVMIPGKAVPKVLKSVKPNGVKPKLVYVSDPQQEAVFVTREVLKLIEFGFEPSQIAVLYRSHSHSLDLQIELAKHRIDFRILSGLKFTETAHVKDVLAFLRILQNPKEKISWIRIAKLFPGIGTKTASKLADFAAVCPETDPVKILEKLGEGKEAIWQMKELFELMQRQSRIDAMISVLNERFYSDYLLNNYPDHFERQQDINRLMEIASRYSSLERFLTDLTVSSDVNDETKPKNVLTLTTVHQAKGLEWDVVFVLSVNPGDFPSYYAIVDNNIDEEERIFYVAITRAKQHLYIIKHGVNRYSSIYWLRSVDFAQRIPKKLVEEIYFEG
- a CDS encoding AAA family ATPase, with product MLVSFSGRKLLFFEQFNVNFSDKLNVLTGETGAGKSVLIRALQALFGKKVDLPASEGCELEALFVVPEEQMEKVKDFGIESEEIVVSLTVGKRWIYRLNGKLVPQNFVEQLFEDLVQFHQQNSQTGILKKQNQLLLLDRFHDEEELVKEYSSVYKSIKDFEKFLNQHDEQKLLEKLEELKVKIHLIEKVNPSIVEEASLRERYDRLMKQKEVVELLNEIVEIVEDDKEFGFQRLLKILQKIERSKLPVPSELVNLLDDVVQKSFEIARVSRKILDEFELEDVEKLEERIWLYNELKRKFGPTVEDVLENYKRLLNEYQSIEENLNKLKTAKEQLQKLKTKALQIAERLHEKRVEAARQLESIVQNHMKDLALNYGFVISVEKQSQLGPHGLDDVEMKLKSHDGELLGLKNVLSGGELSRLMLSIELACASKSFTDVLVFDEVDAGIGGLTGNVLGMKLKQVSKNYQTIVVTHLPQIARLADTHILVERLAQDKMRLKVLSEDERNQEIIRMIGGLEVLQGKDRPS